Genomic segment of Sodaliphilus pleomorphus:
GTTGAGAGGCTAAAAATAACAAGGGGCAAATGGCTGTTGTGGTTGAAGAATAAAAGAATGCATGCCTTTGTAGTTTTTTTTAATGAATGATTTGAGCGAAACTTCAACCCCCACTGTTGCCTGTTTTGTTTTTTTTGTTAAATTTGTGGCCGATACAGAGACCCACCTTAAAACATGTCGTTGCAAGGCATTTGCGGGCTCGGCCGCGCTCCGACTGTGTAGTTATTAACCCACGAGCCCGAAGAAGACTATCTATGAATTTCAAATCTCTACTGCTCTCAATTCTACTCATTGTGCCCTTCGGCCTGAATGCACAAACTATCGAGAACGGTGTGCTCACCAACTGTACAGGCCTCTCGGGCGAATACACCATCCCCGACGGCGTGAAGGAAATAGGCGAGGGCGCATTCTTCTATTCCGGCGTTACCAAGGTGCATGTGCCTGCCTCGGTCGAGGTCATAGGCAAATCGGCCTTCTACATGTCCTACTCGCTGCAGAGCGTTGACTTTGCCGCTGGCAGCAAGCTCAAGACCGTGAGAGACCTGGCTTTCTCCGAGTGCACGCAGCTGCAGCAAATCGAGCTGCCTGCCAGCGTCGACTCGCTGGGTGCCAACGCGTTCACCTTCTGCGACGGGCTGCGCAAGGTGACGCTGCCCGCGAGCCTGAAACGGCTGTGCTACGGCACCTTCTCGAGCTGCGTCGCCCTCACGCGCATTGTGGTGCCCCCGGCCTGCAAGGTTATCGATGAGTTTGCCTTTGGCAATTGCACCGGCCTGAGCTATGCCGACGTGCAGGGCGCCGACACCATCTCGACCAAGGCCTTCTACCACTGCTCGGTGCTCTCGACCCTGAAGCTGCCCGAGACGCTCAAGGCCATAGGCGACAGCGCCTTCATGCGTTGCGAGGCTCTTGCCACCATCACCCTTCCCGCCTCGCTCGAGCGGGCTGGCGACAAGATGTTTTTGCGTTGCCCCTACTTCGAGGGCTTCACAGTTGCCCAGGGCAACGCCCACTTTGTGGCCGAGAACGGCGTGCTCTACTCCAAGGACAAAACGGTGCTCTATGAGTGCCCGCAACTCTACACGGCCGATGTGTTTACTGTGCCTGCCACGGTCAAGACCATCAGGCCCAAGGCTTTCTTCGAGTGCAATGCAGTCAAGGGCATCAGCCTGCCCGCCACCATCGAGGGCATAGGGCTGGGCGCACTGTCCAACAACGGCATCGCCGCCTTCGACTTTGCGGGCAACGACATGTATCCCGTGCACGACGGCATGATCTATGCCCGCCTCAAGTCGCTCGACGGGTTGGCGCTGCTGGCCGCTCCGTGCCAGAGCCCGAAGACCGATGTCGTGCTGCTGCCCGGCACAGTATATATTGCCGACTATGCCCTGGCCTATAGCAAGAACTTGAACAACGTGACCATGCCCGAGAACCTGAAATATGTGGGTCCCTATGCCTTCTACAACGACCAGGCCTTGCAAAATGTGACCTGCTATGCCGTCGAGGCACCCCAATTGCTCGACAACGCCTTCGGCGATGTGCCCTTCAACAAGGTGTATCTTCACATCAAGCCAGGCAGCTACAATTCCTACCAGGCAGCCGGATGGCTCTTCCTCATGGGCGACGACATCACGGGCGACTACCCCTATGTTGACCCTGCCACTGGCCTCAATGCCATTGCCGCCACTGGCGATGCCATTGCGGTGAGCCGCCGTGGCGATTGCGTGGTCGTGGCGGCTGCCCAGCCCATCGCCACCGTCGCGGTCTATGACATTGCCGGCCGCCTCGTGGGTGCCGCCTCGGCTCATGGCCAGAACACTGCCACGGTGCAGGCCGTCGACAATGCAGGCGTGCGCGTGATGCGCGTAGTCTTCACCAGTGGCAAGCGAGCCACGGTCAAGTTCTAAGCCTCCAGGCAAGTGAGACACAGCAGCGTGGGGCATGGCCCCATGCCGCCTTCCTCGTCGAGGGCACATGGGCGCCGCCGCCCTTGTGCCCTCGTCGTCTTGCAGCTATTTTGGCGGCGCGATACAAGCCAAGTGCAGGAAAATAGCTAAATTTGCACCCGGTTTTAAACACATCACGCGTATGAAAATATCGATTATCAACGGGCCCAATCTCAACCTGGTGGGCGTGCGCGAGCCCGAAATCTACGGGCACCGGTCGCTGAGCGAGTATCTCGACAACCTCGTGGGGCTGTATCCCGGTGTCGACTTCGACCTCTTCCAGAGCAACCACGAGGGCGCCATCATCGACGAGATACAGCGCGTGGGCTTCGACCACGACGGCATCGTGCTCAATGCCGGGGCCTACACCCACTACTCCATTGCCATAGCCGACGCCCTGCGGGCCGTGACAGCTCCTGCCATCGAGGTGCACATCAGCGACACGCAGGCACGCGAGCCCTACCGCCACGTGTCGATGATAAAAGAGGCCTGCGTGGCCGTGATAGCCGGCTACGGCCTCGACTCCTACCGCCGAGCCGTCGACTGCCTGCTCGAGATGAAAAACACTGCCAAGCCATGACCGAGCAACTCGAAGACTACATCCTGCGCCACATCGACCCTGAGCCGTCCCACCTCTACAAGCTCGACCGCGACACCCACATCAGGCTGCTCTACCCGCGCATGTGCTCGGGCCACATGCAGGGGCGCCTGCTCAAGATGCTGGTGCGCATGATACGGCCCCGGCGTGTGCTTGAGCTGGGCACCTACTCGGGCTACTCGGCCCAGTGCCTGGCCGAGGGCTTGCTCGACGACGGTGCCGTGGTGCACACCATCGAAATTGAGGACGAGCTCGAGGACTTCCTGCGCGAGCACTTCGCCCAGTGCCCATGGGGCAACCGCATCAAGCTGCACATAGGCGATGCCGAGCAGATACTGCCCGCCATCGACGAGACGTTTGACCTCGTGTTTATCGACGCCAACAAGCGCCAGTATCCCGACTACTACAGACTGGTGATGCCGCACGTGCGACAGGGCGGCTTCATCGTGGCCGACAACACCCTGTGGGACGGCAAGGTGGCCGAGCACCCCGCCAAGGCCCCCGACGCCCAGACCGCGGGCATCATGCGCTTCAACGACATGGTGGCCAGCGACCCGGGCGTGGAAAAGGTGATTGTGCCGCTGCGCGACGGCCTCACCATCATCTACAAGAAATAGACCTACTTGCGATTGTTGAAGATTTAGTGTAAATTTGCGGTCAGAACACAAAAAAAACACTTCACACACAATGCAATCGACCAGAATAGAAAAAATACAGCGGCTCATCCAGAAGGAGTTGAGCGAAATCTTCCGCCTCGAGACCTCCAAGACCCACGGCACCCTGGTGAGCGTGAGCCAGGTGCGCGTGTCGCCCGACCTGAGTGTGGCCCGCGTGCACCTGAGCGTGTTTCCCAGCGAGCAAGGCGCCACTATCGTCAAGAACGTGAACGACAACGAGAAGCCCATACGCTACGACCTGGCTCAGCGCGTGCGCTACCAGTTGCGCAAGTGCCCCGAGCTCAACTTCTATCTCGACGACTCGCTCGACTACATTCAGCACATCGACGACCTGCTGGCCAAGGATAAAAACCAAGACAAGGAGTGAATCTCGAAACCAAAATAGCGCTGCGCTACCTCAAGTCGAAGAAGACGCACAACGCGGTCAACATCATCAGCATCATCTCGGTGCTGGGCGTGGTGGTGGCCACAGCCGCCTTGGTGTGCGTGCTCAGCGTGTTCAACGGCTTCCACGGGCTCATCGAGAGCAAGCTCTCGAAGCTCGACCCCGAGATTGCCATTCAGCCTGCCGCGGGCAAGGTCATGCCCGACGGCGACAGCGTGGTGCGGGTGGTGCGACGCATCCCGGGCGTGCAACAGGCCATGCCGGTAGTCGTCGACAATGCCCTGGCCATCTTTGCCGATTTCCAGATGCCCGTGCGCCTGAAGGGCGTGCCCGACGACTACAACAAGATGACCGCCATCGACAGCATCATCGTCGAGGGCGACTTCCAGCTGCGCGATCAGGTGTCGCGCTACGCCGTGCTGGGTGCCGGGCCGGCCATGACCCTCAACGCCCGCCCGGGCTACCTGCGCGAGCTGCAGCTCTATGCGCCGCAACGCCAGGGCGCGGTCAACATCAACGACCCGATGAATGCTTTTACCAACGACTCGGTCTTTGTGGCAGGCGTGTTCCAGGTGCAACAGAAGAGTTATGACCAAGACCTCATCTACGTGCCCATCGACCTGGCACGCGAGCTCTTCGACTATGATACCCAGGCCACGCAAGTCGAGCTCAAGCTCGCTCCCGGTGCCCACGAGCGCCAGGTGATGCAGCAGGCAAGCCAGGCCCTGGGCCCGGGCTACACGGTCAAGAACCGGCTCATGCAGCAAGCATCGTCGTTCAAGATGGTGAACATGGAGAAGTGGATCACCTTCCTGCTGCTCGCCTTCATCCTGGTCATTGCCACGTTCAACGTCATCAGCACGCTGTCGCTGCTCATCATCGAGAAAGACGAGAGCATCAGGACCCTGCGCAGCCTGGGTGCCACCAACAAGCAGATTACCCGCATCTTTGTGATCGAGGGCTGGCTCATTGCCCTCCTGGGCGCTGTGGCGGGCGTGATTTTAGGGCTGGCGCTGTGCCTGTGCCAGCAGCAGTATGGCTGGCTCAAGCTGAGCAGCAGCACCGATGCCGTCATCGTGCAGGCCTATCCCGTGCAGGTGATGTGGAGCGATGTGCTCGTGGTGTTTCTCCTCGTGGCAGCCGTGGGCTTGCTCACGTCGCTGGTCACCTCGCTCACCATGCGCCGCCGGCTGGAAAAAGACTGACCCATGCGCAAGTTTTACAATGTGAAAGATGACCTGAACAACGTGCTGGGCGCCATCGGTCGCTTTGCCCGTGCCGCTGTGAGCAACAAGCAGCTGCTGGCGCTCGTGCTGCTGGCGCTGGTGTCGCTGGTCTCGGTCGTGGTCCTCTACTTCAGCGACTACCGCTATTCACACGGGCCGTGGCGCACCTACGAGTCGGGCTTGTTTAGCGTGAACGAGGACCGCAACGAGAAATTTGAAAAATTTGTTTTCCCCGACACCATAAGGCGCGAAATCGAGAAACGCAACGGCGGCAGACTGCTGTGCGCCTACCAGAAGTCGTATGTGAGCGACGATGGCGATGTGCAAGAGATACAGCACATCAACGTGTTCGACTTGAGCGCGCTCTTCAACCACATCTTCACCACCGAGGCCAGAGTGTATCGTCGCTATCTCGACAACCACCGCTTCAACAACAAGGAATATGAGTCGATGCGCATAGGCGACATTCACGGTCACCCGGCGCTGGCCTACAAAGCCCGCCGGCGCGATGACGGAGGGTTCTACTCGATGGGTGTGATTGTGTGCGCCCACCGCAAGGCCTACATCTTTGAGGATTATTCTCACTACAGCCCCTATGCCGACTGGCAAAACGATGAGCGCACCTACTATTTCCCGCAGGCACAGCGCTATCCGCAAAATTTCACTGTCGACGACATGTATCGCATCGAGACGCGGTTTTTCATCACCACCTTTGTGCTGTATCTTGTGTTCTACGCCACCTTTGTCGCGGCCTACCGCATGTTTACCCGCGGCTTCCACACCCACGGGCAGCCGCCTGCCCCCATCCTGAACCGGCAGGCCAAGCAGCGCCACGATCTCATGGTCACGGTGTGTGCGATAGTGGCTATCATCATGATGGTGATGCTTGTAGCCTTCTGGCAGTTCAGGGGTACCAAGGTGTTGCAGTCGGTGGCCTATGTGGTGGCCGGACTCATGCAATTGTCGATAAACCTGCCCATTCTCATTCACCTCTATCGCAAGGCGCGGCTGCCGAAGCCGGCGAGCAGGTTGTGAGCACACGCTTGTCGCCATAGTCGGCCTCGAGCGGCGTGAGCTTGTAGAGCTTGGCGCCGCTGTCGAGCACCACGGGCTCCTCTATCCAGATGCGTCCGCGGCGGTCGCGGCAGGCACGCAGGTCGATGCCCTCGTAGGTGTGAATCACGCCCGTAGCCCTGCTCTTGCTGCCCAGGTGGCAGCGAGGCGTGACCCATGCATTTTCTCTGGCCGTCAACGGTGCCGCACTGGCGGGCAGTATCACCAGCTGGCGGCTCTGGGCTGCTGTGGCCGCCCAGTGCTGGCGCACTGTGGCCAGTGTCCACACGTCGTCGCTGTCGGGCACGCCGCGTTGCTTGCCCAGTGTGAGCCAGGGCACATCGCAGTCGCTGGTGTAGTCGCCCATGACGATGCCGCAGCTCGAGGCCCTGTACTTGGCAAGCATGTCGCGCACCTCGCCGTTGAGGCGGTACTGCCATTGCGCAAAGCACATGAGATGAGCCAGCCCGAAGATCCACAGCCCACATGCCGCTACTGGCAGTAGCCTCGACACTCTTGAGCGGCTGCCGGGCAACATGCGCACGAGGGCAATGAGTGAGAAAAGCTGAGCAAACCACCCCGTGCGCCCTATTGTGCCCGACACCAGGCAGAAGGGCACCGCAAAGGTGGCTGCAAGCATCCACACCAGCCACGGCGAGCGGCACAACTGTGCCAGCGCATCGCGGCCGCGGGCAGTGAGGGCCATCGCCACCACCGCAGCAAGCAGCAGCACGTAGTAGTAGAGTGAGGTGACTGTGATTTCGGCCACCGTCCACTCGGCAGTGCCCCGGTGCTCGACAAATCGCTTCCAGATGCCGGGCGAGGCCACAACAAAGAGCGCCCCCAGCGTGAAGCACACGAGCCACGCAACGTTGACACGTTCCTTGCGCCACACGGCCACCCACAGGGCCAGGCACAGGGGCACGCCGCAGCCCTCGTGCATGGCGCCTGCCACGAAACACAGCAGGCCGCCTGCCACCGTCTGCCAGGACCGCCACCGCTTGCGGCTCAACATGAGCATGCTCGCCATGAGGCACAAGGCTGCGGCCCACACATAGTTGAGCTGGCAGTCGTAGAGCAGTATCGAGTCGGGCCAGGGCAGGGTAGTGAGCACCAAGCCATATATCACGATGCGCGCCCACGGGTTGCGCACCCCGGCGCAGCGGGCGGTGGCCCAGTGCAGGGCTGCCACCATGAGGGCGAGCAGCGCCGTGGTCGCCACGCGCGGCAGCAAGCCCGTGAACCACGGCATGAGTATGTTGGCCATGCGCCCGTTGGTGCTCAGCCAGTGCACCGCTGCATAGTAGGGATAGGCCAGCAACGGGCCTTTGCGCGACAAGGCCGTGAGCCATCGGTGGCTGAAGACGATGTCGTCGCCCACGAGGTTCCAGCCGTAGAATGCCACTGCCGCTGCCGCCGCAATGGCGCCCAGCAGCATCCACGACATGTATTTCGACAACGTTTTCAAGGCGTAAAGCTGTGATTCTTGAAAAAAAAGGACTGCCCTCCCGGAGGGAGGGGGATTTAAAACTTCTGCATATCCACCAGGTGCTTGTAGACACCGCCGCGGGCTATGAGCTCGTCGTGGGTGCCGCGCTCCACGATTTTGCCCTCTTGCAGCACGCATATCGTGTCGGCATTTTTGATCGTCGACAGGCGGTGGGCAATTACCAGCGTGGTGCGGCCGCTCATGAGGTGGTCGAGGGCCTCCTGCACCAGGTGCTCACTCTCGGTGTCGAGTGCCGAGGTGGCCTCGTCGAGAATGAGGATGGGGGGATTCTTGAGTATGGCACGGGCAATGCTCAGGCGTTGCCGCTGTCCGCCCGAGAGGTTGGCGCCGCGGTCGCCTATGTTGGTGTCAAAACCCTTCTCGGTGGCCATGATGAAGTCGTAGGCGTTGGCAATCTTGGCAGCGTTCACTACCTCCTCGTCGGTAGCACTGTCGACGCCGAAGGTGATGTTGTTGTAGATGGTGTCGTTGAAGAGAATGGCCTCCTGGTTCACATTGCCCATGAGGGCACGCAGGTCGTGCTTGGTGAATTGTCTGATGTCGGTGCCGTCGATCATGATCGAGCCCTCCTGCACGTCGTAGAAGCGTGGCAGCAAGTCGGCCAGCGTTGTCTTGCCGCTGCCGCTCTGTCCCACCAGGGCCACGGTCTTGCCGCGAGGTATGTCGAGGTCGACGCCGTCGATCACCCACTTCTCGCCGTAGCGGAATCGCACGCCCTCGTACTTGATGCCTTGCCTCATCTGGGTGAGGGGCACGGGGTGCTCGGGGTCGGCGAGGTTGTTCTGGGCCTTGAGTATCATGTCGATGCGCTGCATCGAGGCCAGGCCGCGCTGTATCGAGTAGCTGGCCTTGGAGAAATCCTTGGCCGGATTGATGATGCTGTAGAACACCACCATGTAGTAGATGAAGGTGGGGGCCGAGATGGTCGACTGGTCGGCCAGGATGAGGGTGCCGCCAAACCATAGCACGATGCCTATGGTGAACGTGCCCAGAAACTCGCTCATGGGGTGGGCGAGCTCGTAGCGGCGGTTCATGCCGCGGCTCATGAGCCTGAAGTCCTCGTTCTCGCGCCCGAAGCGGCGCTTCACTTTCTCCTCGGCATTGAAGGCCTTGATGATGCGCAGCCCGCCTATGGTCTCCTCGATGTTGCTCAGCAACACGCCCCACTGGTTCTGCACGTTGAGCGACTTGCGCTTGAGCATCTTGCCCACCCGGCCCATGATGGTGCCTGCCAGGGGCAGCAGCACGAGCACAAAGAGCGTGAGCTGCCAGCTGAGCGCGATCATCATGCCCAGGCACACGATGATCATGATGGGGTTCTTAAACATCATGTCGAGGCTGGCCATGATGGAGTTCTCCACCTCGGTCACATCGCCGCTCATGCGTGCCATCACGTCGCCCTTGCGCTCATTGCTGAAGAAGCCTATGGGCAGCGACACAATCTTGGCATATATCTTGTTGCGCAGGTCGCGCACCACGCCGGTGCGTATCGTTATCATGTTGAACGCGGCCAGGTAGGCACTGCCCGTCTTCACGCCTGCAAGCACCACCAGCGCGAGGGCGATGGCGGCCAGGGCCACGCTCTTGCCATAGGTGGAGATGATGCATTGCACATAGTAGTAGAAGTCGTTCACAACCACCGCCTTTACCGAGCCGGTTCCCCAGGGCATGAATTGATACACCGTGTGGTTGAGGCCGAAGAGCATCTCCAGTATAGGGATGAGCAAGGCAAAGGAGAAGAGCGTGAAAAACGCCGCCATGATGTTGAAAAACACGTTGAACACGATATACCACTTGTAGGGCGGTATGAAACGGCGCAACATCGCGAAAAAGTCTTTAAACATACATCAATGCTGTTGGAGGGGTGGAAGATGTGTGATTATTCCTTTTCGCCATATACCAGGTCGCCCGCGTCGCCCAGGCCGGGCACGATGTAGCTGTGCTCGTTGAGCTCGTGGTCGATGTCGCAGGTCCATATCGTGGTTTTGTCGAGGGGCAGGCGTTGCCCTATGTAGTCGATGGCCTGGTCGGTGGCAATGACGCTGGCCACGTGCACGTGGGCCGGGTGACCCTTGGTCATGAGTGCCTGGAAGGCGAGCTCCATCGAGCTGCCGGTGGCCAGCATGGGGTCGACGATGAGCAGCACCTTGTCGTCGATGCGCGGGCAGGCAATATACTCGATGTGGACGTTGAAGTCGTTGGTCTTCTCGATATACTTGCGATAGGCCGAGACAAAGCCGTTCTCGGCTTGGTCAAAGTAGCTCAAGAAGCCCTCGTGAAATGGCAGACCGGCGCGCAAGATGGTGGCCAGCACGAGCTTGTCGGCAATCACGTGGGTGCGTGCCACGCCCAGGGGGGTGGCGGTGTCGCGGGTCTCATAGTCAAGGCGCTTTGATATCTCGTAGGCCATGATTTGGCCCAGGCGTTGGATGTTGGTGCGGAAGCGCAGCCGCTCCTTCTGGAGCTCCTTGTCGCGTATCTCGCTCATAAACTGGCTCACGAGCGAGTTCTGGTCGCAAAGGTTGATGATTTCCATTGTATTTCTTTCTTATTCTATATTATCGTTACAAGTAAAAAAAGCGTAATCGTTCAAAGCTGTGGGGGGTCATGCCTCGTGCCGGGTGGCACAGTAGGCATCGAGTATCTTGACCGACTGGGCGCGGTCGCGGGTGAGCTGGGCACGCAGCTCCTCGATGCTGCCCAGCTTGAACTCGAGCCGCAGAAACTTGATAAACTCAAGCTTGATGGGCATGCCGTAGATGTCGCCGTCGAAGTCGAAAATGTTTACCTCGATCGACAGGCGGTGGCCGTTGTGCATCGTGGGCCTCACGCCCACATTGACCATGCCCTTGAGGTGCTTGCCGGCCACGTCGACCATCACGGCATAGGCGCCGCGGTGGGGCAGGATGAGAGTGGGGTCGAGCTCGCCCACGTTGGCCGTGGGAAAGCCTATGCCGCTGCCGTTGTGAAAGCCGTGCACCACCTTGCCTGCCAAACTGTAGGGGTGCCCCATGCAGTGCATGGCGTCGTCGACCTTGCCCGAGGCAATGAGCTTGCGTATGATCGACGAGCTCACCGGGGCATAAGCCCCAAGATACTCGGGGGCTTTCACAATGTCGACGCCCAGCTCACGACCGTGCCGCACATAGTCGGCAAAGGTCTCTTGCTTGTTGTGCCCGAAGTGGTGGTCGTAGCC
This window contains:
- the upp gene encoding uracil phosphoribosyltransferase; protein product: MEIINLCDQNSLVSQFMSEIRDKELQKERLRFRTNIQRLGQIMAYEISKRLDYETRDTATPLGVARTHVIADKLVLATILRAGLPFHEGFLSYFDQAENGFVSAYRKYIEKTNDFNVHIEYIACPRIDDKVLLIVDPMLATGSSMELAFQALMTKGHPAHVHVASVIATDQAIDYIGQRLPLDKTTIWTCDIDHELNEHSYIVPGLGDAGDLVYGEKE
- the ribF gene encoding riboflavin biosynthesis protein RibF; amino-acid sequence: MKIIGSDTQLEPGTTIATIGMFDGVHLGHATLLDFLKEQARQRGLESAVVTFAQHPQAVLHPEAGIKMIMTVDDKLKLIARHGIDCTVLLDFTRELSLLDSSRFIELLRDRYGVAALVAGYDHHFGHNKQETFADYVRHGRELGVDIVKAPEYLGAYAPVSSSIIRKLIASGKVDDAMHCMGHPYSLAGKVVHGFHNGSGIGFPTANVGELDPTLILPHRGAYAVMVDVAGKHLKGMVNVGVRPTMHNGHRLSIEVNIFDFDGDIYGMPIKLEFIKFLRLEFKLGSIEELRAQLTRDRAQSVKILDAYCATRHEA
- a CDS encoding leucine-rich repeat domain-containing protein, giving the protein MNFKSLLLSILLIVPFGLNAQTIENGVLTNCTGLSGEYTIPDGVKEIGEGAFFYSGVTKVHVPASVEVIGKSAFYMSYSLQSVDFAAGSKLKTVRDLAFSECTQLQQIELPASVDSLGANAFTFCDGLRKVTLPASLKRLCYGTFSSCVALTRIVVPPACKVIDEFAFGNCTGLSYADVQGADTISTKAFYHCSVLSTLKLPETLKAIGDSAFMRCEALATITLPASLERAGDKMFLRCPYFEGFTVAQGNAHFVAENGVLYSKDKTVLYECPQLYTADVFTVPATVKTIRPKAFFECNAVKGISLPATIEGIGLGALSNNGIAAFDFAGNDMYPVHDGMIYARLKSLDGLALLAAPCQSPKTDVVLLPGTVYIADYALAYSKNLNNVTMPENLKYVGPYAFYNDQALQNVTCYAVEAPQLLDNAFGDVPFNKVYLHIKPGSYNSYQAAGWLFLMGDDITGDYPYVDPATGLNAIAATGDAIAVSRRGDCVVVAAAQPIATVAVYDIAGRLVGAASAHGQNTATVQAVDNAGVRVMRVVFTSGKRATVKF
- a CDS encoding ABC transporter ATP-binding protein, which encodes MFKDFFAMLRRFIPPYKWYIVFNVFFNIMAAFFTLFSFALLIPILEMLFGLNHTVYQFMPWGTGSVKAVVVNDFYYYVQCIISTYGKSVALAAIALALVVLAGVKTGSAYLAAFNMITIRTGVVRDLRNKIYAKIVSLPIGFFSNERKGDVMARMSGDVTEVENSIMASLDMMFKNPIMIIVCLGMMIALSWQLTLFVLVLLPLAGTIMGRVGKMLKRKSLNVQNQWGVLLSNIEETIGGLRIIKAFNAEEKVKRRFGRENEDFRLMSRGMNRRYELAHPMSEFLGTFTIGIVLWFGGTLILADQSTISAPTFIYYMVVFYSIINPAKDFSKASYSIQRGLASMQRIDMILKAQNNLADPEHPVPLTQMRQGIKYEGVRFRYGEKWVIDGVDLDIPRGKTVALVGQSGSGKTTLADLLPRFYDVQEGSIMIDGTDIRQFTKHDLRALMGNVNQEAILFNDTIYNNITFGVDSATDEEVVNAAKIANAYDFIMATEKGFDTNIGDRGANLSGGQRQRLSIARAILKNPPILILDEATSALDTESEHLVQEALDHLMSGRTTLVIAHRLSTIKNADTICVLQEGKIVERGTHDELIARGGVYKHLVDMQKF
- a CDS encoding type II 3-dehydroquinate dehydratase — translated: MKISIINGPNLNLVGVREPEIYGHRSLSEYLDNLVGLYPGVDFDLFQSNHEGAIIDEIQRVGFDHDGIVLNAGAYTHYSIAIADALRAVTAPAIEVHISDTQAREPYRHVSMIKEACVAVIAGYGLDSYRRAVDCLLEMKNTAKP
- a CDS encoding O-methyltransferase; the encoded protein is MTEQLEDYILRHIDPEPSHLYKLDRDTHIRLLYPRMCSGHMQGRLLKMLVRMIRPRRVLELGTYSGYSAQCLAEGLLDDGAVVHTIEIEDELEDFLREHFAQCPWGNRIKLHIGDAEQILPAIDETFDLVFIDANKRQYPDYYRLVMPHVRQGGFIVADNTLWDGKVAEHPAKAPDAQTAGIMRFNDMVASDPGVEKVIVPLRDGLTIIYKK
- a CDS encoding DUF6056 family protein, encoding MSKYMSWMLLGAIAAAAAVAFYGWNLVGDDIVFSHRWLTALSRKGPLLAYPYYAAVHWLSTNGRMANILMPWFTGLLPRVATTALLALMVAALHWATARCAGVRNPWARIVIYGLVLTTLPWPDSILLYDCQLNYVWAAALCLMASMLMLSRKRWRSWQTVAGGLLCFVAGAMHEGCGVPLCLALWVAVWRKERVNVAWLVCFTLGALFVVASPGIWKRFVEHRGTAEWTVAEITVTSLYYYVLLLAAVVAMALTARGRDALAQLCRSPWLVWMLAATFAVPFCLVSGTIGRTGWFAQLFSLIALVRMLPGSRSRVSRLLPVAACGLWIFGLAHLMCFAQWQYRLNGEVRDMLAKYRASSCGIVMGDYTSDCDVPWLTLGKQRGVPDSDDVWTLATVRQHWAATAAQSRQLVILPASAAPLTARENAWVTPRCHLGSKSRATGVIHTYEGIDLRACRDRRGRIWIEEPVVLDSGAKLYKLTPLEADYGDKRVLTTCSPASAAAPCDRGE
- the rbfA gene encoding 30S ribosome-binding factor RbfA, encoding MQSTRIEKIQRLIQKELSEIFRLETSKTHGTLVSVSQVRVSPDLSVARVHLSVFPSEQGATIVKNVNDNEKPIRYDLAQRVRYQLRKCPELNFYLDDSLDYIQHIDDLLAKDKNQDKE
- a CDS encoding FtsX-like permease family protein, translated to MNLETKIALRYLKSKKTHNAVNIISIISVLGVVVATAALVCVLSVFNGFHGLIESKLSKLDPEIAIQPAAGKVMPDGDSVVRVVRRIPGVQQAMPVVVDNALAIFADFQMPVRLKGVPDDYNKMTAIDSIIVEGDFQLRDQVSRYAVLGAGPAMTLNARPGYLRELQLYAPQRQGAVNINDPMNAFTNDSVFVAGVFQVQQKSYDQDLIYVPIDLARELFDYDTQATQVELKLAPGAHERQVMQQASQALGPGYTVKNRLMQQASSFKMVNMEKWITFLLLAFILVIATFNVISTLSLLIIEKDESIRTLRSLGATNKQITRIFVIEGWLIALLGAVAGVILGLALCLCQQQYGWLKLSSSTDAVIVQAYPVQVMWSDVLVVFLLVAAVGLLTSLVTSLTMRRRLEKD